The Candidatus Krumholzibacteriota bacterium DNA window TCATAGATCAGATCGATATCGGTATCATCGATCTTTACGATATATGCACCGATCATTTCCCTGTGATCGCGCCCAGCGTCCGTTATCATCAATCCACTGTCAAAAAGCCATAAGCTGAAAGGGAGAAGATGCCAGTCGATCTTGTGCGTGAAAATATTCGGGAACGAATGGGCGTCGCCAGGCAGAGCAAGCAGCTTGTAGAATTCAGTTTTGATCGAATTCTCGCCGATGGCGGGTATCTTTTCTTCAAGCACGAGGGCCTGTGACTTAAAATCTTCCCTCTCGATCATTTCAAAAAGCCTAGGATGGAGTTCAGGGAATTTTTCGGTAAAATATTTCAGATCACCGATCCATTCTTCACTTGAAAGCCCGGTTCGATAGCTGGTGCCGGGAATGATCTTGTAATCGATCTTGATTATGATTATTAGAAGTATCATAGCCACGGCGAAAATCCCCGGAATCGCGCCGGCTATCTGAATGCACCTGATCTTTGATCTGAACATGATCAGTGAGACAGTCCCGATCAACGAAGCTGCTCCGACTGCCGTCACAAGAAGGACCGTATCGAACAGAGTACCGAATGGAATATCAGACAGACGCCACGCAAGCAGTCCTCCTAAGATGGTTATGATCGCGAAAACAGACAACGCGACTGCCTTCTGCCTGGGCTTCTTTTTTATCACGCGAACTCCTTTTCCGTTAACACCATATCATAAAAATTATTCGCATGATTTACGGATTGGACGGGTAAAAAGTTTCAGCGCGGAGCCGAGAGGCTGTCATTGCCCGCGGGATCTTATTTTTTCGGAATAAGTCCAAGCAGCCACTCTTCGCTTCCGTGCTCACTATCATCGAATCCATACCAGGCCCTGATGACCCTTCCGTCCGGGCCTATGATATAGTTCAGAGGGACAGCTGACATACCCTTTATCCTCTGGTACTGCTTCATAAAGATATCTTTTGCTTCATCCGACGAATCGAGGACGGTCAAATATGACGTCTTGTATTCGGAGAAGAAATCCTCGACTGTCTCGCGTGAATCGGCGCAGTTAAACCCGACTATCGTCAGTCCCTTCGATCCGTACTTATGGTGCATCTCTTCGAGATGAGGCATCTCTATCCTGCAGGGAGGGCATCCGACCCTCCAGAAGACGAGCCAGACGAGATTCCCCCTCTGCCTTGACAATTTGAATCTGCCACCGGAGTAAAGATCCAGTTCGAAATCGGGGGCGATCTCTCCCGCCTTGATCAATCCGTCCTCGAGAACAGGTTCCCTGTACTCATACCAGCCCTCGCCCGGCTGCCAGTCGAAAAGACGGTCATCGATATCGAGCCCTGGCTCTATATTGGACCATTTTTCAGTTGTAATATAACGCGGCACAGTCTCTATAACCTGTTCGAGCCTGACAGGGATATGGTTCTCCCTTGATATCCAGTATTTCTTTTTTCTCTGACCCAGCATGAAACTCACTTCGATCACGTCGCATTCCTCGCCGCCTGTCACCTCGGATCCAAGCCCCCTCACCGCGTCGAGATGTTCGAGCATCGGATCGTCATACCCGTGAAAGGTGCTGAACTCGAAAATCGAGACTGTCATCGCTGTTTGCATATCGGCTGTCCCCCCAGTCGTATTTACTCTCGAGATCGATCGTCTTCTCCGACCTGAACATATCGAGCATCCTGTCGTAAAGGGCGTAGGCGCCTGGCTCATCGGCAAAAACGGCTTCTCCGGCAGAAATCGCGATCGAGACGACCGGAGGGATGACTATTATAAGTACGGCAGCAAAAATATACGCTGGTCTCAACAATCGATTCAGCAGGCACCCTCCTTGAAAATACTACTTTCCTGCCCGCTCCTTTTCCCTCTCTATCGTTTTTGTTTATTCCGCGCGGGGAGAGCGAAAAGACCAAAGAGCACGCATAAGACGAAAAGGATAAAGAGATTTCTCTGGCCTGGCAAAAAGCCAAGACAACCTGTGAACCCAAGGAATCCCAAAAACCCCAGTCTGTTCATTTCCATTCCCTCCAGAATTTTCTTCCTGGCAACACTACAATTCACTCAGATCTTCGATACTTTCCTGACATTATCTCCGGGAACGCGGTCTATCAGGATGTTGCGAGGATCGATTCCGGCCCTGACAGGTTTTTCGTCCACGATCAACTCCAGATGTCCACAGCCATTTTCGATCCTGTGCTTCTTCTGGTAAAGGGGCCTGCCGAGTGATCCGCTTGTTTCAGTCTCCTCGCCATAGACACCTATTTCGATCCAGTCGCTATGATCTATCTCCGTCTCGTAACCTTTGCCGTCGGCCCGCATCTTGCGGGAAAGATATTCGACAGTGACGCTGTACCTGCCATCGTCTGTCTCGCTGAAGAAGGCTTTTTCCATACGGTTGTCATACAGCGTAATCGTCTCGAACATATCCTCGATCAGGTAAGCGTACTCTTCCGGTACTGCCGGCCTGAGCAGAGCCATGAACTCGAGGGTATTCGTGTATGGAGGTCCGGCAAAAGCAGT harbors:
- a CDS encoding redoxin domain-containing protein gives rise to the protein MQTAMTVSIFEFSTFHGYDDPMLEHLDAVRGLGSEVTGGEECDVIEVSFMLGQRKKKYWISRENHIPVRLEQVIETVPRYITTEKWSNIEPGLDIDDRLFDWQPGEGWYEYREPVLEDGLIKAGEIAPDFELDLYSGGRFKLSRQRGNLVWLVFWRVGCPPCRIEMPHLEEMHHKYGSKGLTIVGFNCADSRETVEDFFSEYKTSYLTVLDSSDEAKDIFMKQYQRIKGMSAVPLNYIIGPDGRVIRAWYGFDDSEHGSEEWLLGLIPKK